GCACTCATTCACCAAggaataaaacattaaaaaataaCAAAGCATCGTCTTTGTAGTTGCGAACGTACACCTCTGAAATGAGTGCTCACTGCACCACAGGATTTATCCTTGTACACTTTTTCCTGAGTAATACTTTTATCCTTGTAACAGACAATAtcttaattcttttttttttttttttgctatttCAGTTCTGGGCTACTCCCTGTCATCTCCAATGTTATCTTACAAATGTAGTTGATTGGTAAAACACTTAAGCTTAAGGGAAAAGAAAACCAGTCCATCGCTACTTTATAGTCGCTTAAAACATACTTTTCAAACTAATGATTAACAAGCAGACCTAAAataaaacactaacagaaaatGAATACAGACCTTTCTTTACAAAAAGGATATCAACTAGAATTGCATTTGTGGGGAGGCCTAACAGACCTGATCAAAGGAGATGGGTGGGGCATATAAACACAGCATCAGtgtaataattacaaaacatcACCTATAAAATTATATaacataaaataataataaaataggagcgcaaaaaaaagaaaagtagaaGAACCAAAACATGAATTTCCAACAGAATGTTATTCCCCCCTTCCAGGCCCTCATCTATAGCTTTGGCTTGTTGGGGTTTTGGATCCTGTACTGACTGGCTCGTTGACGTCGGCTAGCAAGCTAGTATACCCTGAGAATTCTGAGACAGGCGTCCTTATCCTGTGGTGGTCCAGCTCCCCGTTCGAGTCATTACTGTAAGACATCGGGACGCGTCCGGCTGACTTGAACTGGGACCCGAAGGCCTGGGCAAAGTTCTCTATCTGGTAAGAGGCCTTGGAGGAGTCCAGATCCTGCGAGGGGGCCAGGGGGTAGACGGCAGAGCCGTTCTTGGCGGACTGGGCCTCCTTCTGGCTGGCCAGGTCAGACGGGCTGATCtggtaggaggaggggggagaggcggagtgctgctgctgctgctgcttctccATCTGGTCGGTGAGCTCCTGAGAAGGGGTAAGCTGCTGGTGCTCCAGGCTGCTCAGGTGGAAGCTGTGCTGGGGAGAGGAGCTCGAGAGCATGGCGAAGTGGGACTTTGGcacagaggagggcagggatggGGAACCGGACTGGCTGTAGCCACACTCCAGAGGGGACGTAGTGTAGACGTTCTTGTCAGAGTAAAGGGGGTTGCCATGGTGGGAGGTGGTGAAAGGGCCGGCGGTAGGCGGGCTAGGGCCCAGGGGAAAGTTGGCGCTGTGGCTGGTGCGCTCCAGAGCCTGCAGCAGGAAACGGGAGTACTCGTGCATGATGACCGTCTTGTCTCCGGACGGGCTGGGCGAGTCGGCGTCAGGGCCCAAGTCGGGCCCGTCTCCCGAGGGAGGGTGCAGCTCCACGTGCTGGTCGCTGAGGTCAAAGTGCACGTCGTGGTGCGAGCCGTCTGGTTTGTGGGTGTAATGGTCCAGCAGGCTCTGCAGCACCTCGTCGGGGATCCCCGACTTGTCGTGCTTGTCCACGCCCATCGAGGAGTCCAGCAGGCTGAGGGGCGCGTCGCCATCCATCCCGCCCGACACCACGCCCTGGATGACCGACTGCTGGGATGATAGGTGGCCCATATTGACGTCGTAGTCGTTGCCTCCACCGCCAGACAACCCGGGGCCGGCTGCAGCGTTGTTATTAGCTGCATGCAGGTAGCGTCTCTTCTTGAGGAACTGCATAGCGTCGTCATAGTTGCTGCTGGTGGGGCCTGGCTTGGGCCCGGTACCCTGCAGAAGGCCCATGCCATCCATACCTCCGCCTGAACCCTGATCCAAGCAGCCCTGCTTGCCCGGGGCCAGGCCCCCCTTGTCCATACCCTTACGGTTGGCCTTCTTAAAGGCCATCTTTGGGGCACGGCCCTGGTGCCCCTGATGCATGCTGGGTCCTGGCTGAGTGGAGGACACAGAGGGATTCTCGACAGAGTAGTCGTGGTGGGTGTAGCCCCCGGACAGCGCAGCATGGATGTGCGAGTCCTCCATCCCGAccgctgctgctgccgccgctGCCTTCTTCCGCTTGCCTCCCTCCCCCGACTTTCTGGATTTGCCTCTCTTTCGGCCAGAGGTGCCGACATTTCCCTGAGTGATTCCGTAGCTGCCGTGACCCATGTCTGAACCGTCCAGATCCATCATCCCAGGCTCCAGACCCCTCTTTATGGCTTCTCCACAGGTTCGCTTGTGCTTGAGCAATCGATCCGTCCTGGAAAAATGCTGCAAAGGCATTGAAGGCACACATTGGTAAAATTTGAGTAATTCAACTGATACCAACCAACCTGTCTGCAGAGTGCATTGGGTGGACTGAGGAACACCACTAGTATGGTTCATGCACAGGCAGTTATAAAGGGGGTCTGtggggttctgtgtgtgtgtgtgtgtgtgtgtgtggggggggggggggggtcactgacCTGTTGGCAGGTGTCACAtctgtatggcttctctccaCTATGGGTCCGCTTGTGCCTCTCCATGTGGTACTTCTGAATGAATCGCATGTTGCACTGATCACAGCAAAAAGGCTTCTCTCCTGCCGCGGAAAACAGACAAACATTCCATGGGTCATTCTCTTCAGGTCCACCGAACATTCACGTCGCTGACACATCACGTTTTGTTTGGACTCACCACTGTGGATCTTCTCGTGCCGCTGGAGAAGGTATTTCTGGATGAAACTCATGTTGCATTGGCTGCATCTGAAAGGCCTCtctcctaaaacacacacacaaacattatgGCTACAGTGGAACACATGGGATTTCCACAGACTAAACACGTTCCTCGCTAACTGACAGTGAAACCTCAAATTCTTTCAAGAAATGAACTCAAAACGCACAAACAGTACGGCGCACACTGACAGCGTCAAGATACAAGCTGCACAACATGTATAACATCCCCCAAAAATTCAACATGTGAAGTGTAAAAGAGCCGGAGCCATCTGAAGGAGGGTTGTGGGTACCTGTGTGGATGAGAACATGTCTGCGCAGGTGGTAGGAGCTCCTGAAGGAGGCGTTGCAGTGCTCACAGATGTGCGGCTTGGTGCCTGGTGACAGACTGCCTCCATCGGCGTCCAGCAGCATTGATTGCTGGAGGatgaaaggagaaagaggacaGTCAGTTTCATTCATCCTGTCTCCAAGGTGAACATTTGGAAACAATTACTGGGGTAttaaagacaaacaaaacataaaaaaagaaatgtagaTATATTTTTACGCTCTATTTGGGGGATTAACACGTGGTTTTCCCCTGTTAATTCCCCTGTTCAGGAAATCAAGAATATTTGTGATTATCTAGTGTTAAAGGGTTTGCGTGAGGATAAATGGGCATAGGAACCTTTGCTTCTCCTCGTTTCCTTCTGGGCTTCCCCTCCGATCCGTCCCCATTTGACCTCcgacctctcctccctgtggacTGCTTTCCTGGTCGACTCGGCAGCTGTGAAGATGACAATGGGAGAgaagcatgggggggggggggggggggggggggggagaagcaaAAGGAAATCACTTGAGGAGTTTTcaaacacaccaacatgctCTTGCTCCGGTACGCTGTGGAAGCTCACAGAGAGTgctagagagagaccaggaggtaATGTAATAAACCTCTAAATGTATGACCTACATCCTCTTTCTCTAATTCGTTGGTGAAATCTTTTGTTTACCTGCAATCTTAAGCAAAACGGGGagctattttttatttttttttacttcattaTTCAGTATACGCGTCAGTTTGAAAAGCCCTCTTCAAACAAAGGATTTGCATTAATTTCAtaagaggagggtgggagatcTGCTAATCTTCAACACAGCCACAGCCCCCACCTCTTCTGTTTTATATGCTACCTTCTGTCATTTTTACTTCAATTAAACTTTATTCCATAAAAATGGCAGATTCACAACAGCATTTGGAAAGAGAATCACGGGTGTCTGTACTGTGTAGACCGAGACCGGGTCTAAAGGAGCTCAAAAAACAGTGTATTAGATTAGCAGAAAGCTTAGCCAAAACAAACCTAGACTCATTTCCTCTACCCAATGAGCAGAGCACAGTGGTCTCAAAATGGCTGAACACTCACATGTATGTCATTATCCTCAGAACAAGGAGGACCATTTGAGGCCCCCCCAAAAATACACATAGCTGTAGGAATTCCTAAAggaatccaccccccccccccccaaaaaaaaaaccctgcATATGCAGTTTAATGTAGCTATAGGTTTCTGCATGACAAGCTGTGAAAGATTCAGTCTCTAACAGTTCTTGATACGAGGAATTATGCAGAAGTTGTGCTTGCATTCacctttaatatatatatttaaaaagagatatatatatatatataattttttgttaCTGGCATGCCAGGGGGCCTGATACTTGTGCATGTGCACACAATACAATTGAAATGCAACCACAAACAAGACAGCTGTGTCCTTGCCGATACGTTTCCATTCATGCCGACAGACCAGATGACGACATCATCCTGTGACAGAGTGATTTATATAAATTGTATTGGAAGCCTCCTGTAGATTTATGCCAGCATTACCAGCCCTACTCAAGCCCCGCCTCCAcaccccttctttctctcagcCCGTTCTCCATCCTTCTAGCAGGATATGGGCTGTAACAACCAGCACCCAAAAGCAAGGGAGCAGTCTTCCATAGCGATGCCCAGCTGTCACCCTCAATAACTTAATGCACTTAAATCTAAAGATTGGTCTGTGCGGACAAAATAATAGGAATTAATTaataacacaaaataaaaattaaaagtTCACAAATGAAATAGAGGTACAAATGTAGAACGTCGTAAACAAATCACACAGCTCAGCGTGGCAGTTGGTTCACTTACATTGCTCATACTAAGGTCATGGACAAGCAGACTTTGGTGGCTGCCCAACGACACCTCCATCAGATCGCTGCTTTTCCCAGAGCTTCCTGGGTACAGTGGCAGCCTGTAGTCGTGCTCAGACAGCTTCTCCTGCTTGATCCCCATAGCGCCTCCCATGACACCCATCCCACAGTCAGGAGAATCCCGCTCCTTCTTCAGGATCATCTCTTGGGGTGGCATGTCCTGCATGATCGAATGGGAGGCTAGCCGAGTGAAGCTAGTCACAGGGGGCAGGTGGCTGAACATGATCATGCCAGGGGCGTAGTTGGAGTCCATGCCCCCGTTGGAGCGCAGGAAATCATTGCCCAGTTTGTCTTGTATGATGCTCATGATGGTGTTGGGCAGGTGGGCAGACTACACGGAGCACACCCGAGACATCCtatagagaaacagagagaggttgtgttgggagggagtcaggtggctgagcggttaggagtcaggctagtaatcagaaggttaccggttcgaatcccggctgtgccaaatgacgttgtgtccttgggcaaggcacttcaccctacttgcctcggggggaatgtccctgtacttactgttagtagctctggataagagtgtctgctaaatgactacatgtaaatgtgttggacaacagcaaaacacacacagccaaactgCCTGCATTACTTTTATAAGGCTAAACAGTCTGAGTCTTGCAGTCTCAGATCTCAAAATCAAGTGTTTACAAGGATTACAATTGAGTGGGTCAACAATATATTTTCAATTAATGACTAACAATATTTCCTCTTTACAAAAAAGCTGCGAACGGAACATTCTGCCATGCTCAATCGGAGCTAAATTTAGCAGTGAAACCTTGACACCAGACATCCCATAAGCAGAGAGGATTGAACTTGTTAATCTGTTTGATGGGCCTACTTGGCCGAGTCATCCCATTTGCATGGATTTATCTGTGAACGAGAGCCTTTACACCAGGAAGCTGGATTCCAACATTCTGTTACATACACATTAAAGTACATGCATCTattcataaaaaatatatatacaataatTACCAGAGATATGAGATTAAGACttgataaaaataaaacatctgtGTCTAAAAGGTCAAATAGACTTATGTAGACAATAAGATATAAGATAAGATATAATAATAGACAAATGGCTTAATTAATAGTGTGTTGGTCATTTATTCTGTTCATGTTGTGGAGTAAACAATAGAAAACTGGCTACAGGCCACAGTGGCTGCATCTGAGAGGATCAGGTTATCCTCTCATGACCTTAACTATGAGGAAAAGGCAAACAGCAATGGCAGCAATCATTTTCTATAGCCTAGACTAAAGTCGGCCTAAAAATTGATGCAGGGATTCGGATTCAAAGGTTTCACTTGAAGTGAAACAAGGTAAAAATGAGAAATTAACATGTTAATTGATTTAGATGGTTGATTACTAAACGTATTagttatttttttactttaaaagGAGTCTGGAATGTTTTGTTGATTATTTAGCAAACAAATATCCCTAGATTAAAAAGGAAAATGTATTGCATGACCCAAGACAACTTCATTGTCTGCAATGCAGACAACCATTTGCTCATGGCACGTAGCAAGTTAGCtaagctggctagctaacttgTTAGCTCGTACAGGACGAATTGTTTGCTGGCTGGGAATTGCGTTACTTTTAATCTAAGAATTCTACTGCACAGACATAAATAAACTTTTCCAGTTAGAGATATACGAGTTAACGGAGCACGGCAGACAAAAGCTGCGATTTTGGCATCCATCGTGCGTTATACACACTCAATCCAAAAATACTTTAGAGCTCTGGAAAGCTACCAAGCAATTAGCCATTTGGCTAACCAGTGTGCCGGGGCCCTTTGTGATGCTGGATCATGCAATTATTAATACGGCCATTGCCATAAGAGCATATACTAAATAAAGTGGTCTGCAAGGATCTATTTAGGAACTTTAAAATTCCAACCGCATGCGGGGATATAGATATCCCATCTGGTATCCTTAAATCGGTTCCATGTTAGGTAATTACAAATAATACCGTTTTTATTGGAGTCCTTGTGATGAGTTGGCTTGTGCGCGCAAGCGTTCTAAGACAAAACTGTCGGCAACATTCGATAGCCTAGATGTAACACTATAAATAACACATAAATAATTGCCAGATCACTTCAATCCGTAGCTGGCGAATGTTAAAATAAATACTGCCTGAAATGTCTACCTAACGAATAGGCAATTGTGGCGAGAAAAGACGAATGGTGCGACTCAAGCAGCAACGTTAACCCCCATAACAAATGGCCCATGCAACTCGAGCGAACAATTGATGCTCAGCTCCAATGCTACAGCTGGCGAATGCTAGCTAACTAATGTTAATGCGTTGGGCTTTGTTGTCTGTCCCGTCCCGTACGCATGCTTGAGGACTCGTCGTTGGAATGCACCcaaaatattaatattttaagTTATCTTACCAGTGCATGACCCCAGCTTTCTATTTCGACTTGTTTTAATTCACCTTCGGTCGTCCGTTTCAATTTTAGAGCCCAAACATTGTTCTCCTGCAGCTGCTGTATTCTTCCATCTTGTCTCAGCGCGGGGAATTCTGGGTTTAGCTAACGGACGGGTCCTGAGAAGAGTCACAGACGGTTGCTTTGATCTGGGGCAGGGGAGCAATGGCCGAGAATAAACCGCAGTGCGGGAAGATTTCCTCAGCTAGGATTTTCATTCTATTTAGTTGTCTagagaaacaaacagaaaaacaaaggtTCTTTTTTGTAGAATAGATCAAATGATCTGTCATCGTCTGTCTTTGTTCGTATCTGTCTAATTTTGAAAAAAGGAGACATATTTTaaaaagaaagacaagaaaaaaaactttggcTGAAATAGTAGACTTCTTAGTTTGGTcatattagtttttttgtttgtaatgtaTTTCATTATTATTAAAATGCTTATGATGTGTAAATATGGAAACATGCACTGTCTGTAACAGTGTTGTGAGTGTGTAACATCTATTTTATTGATACCACTTCAGATTAATCAACTTGTCGAGGTAAAACCTCGCAGACTTTGCTCGTTTATCATTGTGGTCATGTCTGAGAGGGTCTCTCTGGATCCCAATTACTGAAGAAATAGGACACCTCGTGTCTTAAAAACGTAAGATGATCGAGCTCTGGTTTTCAGTGCTGCTGGATATTGTGACACATTTAGATCAAATGAAATCAGTCCCTGAAATAGCTTCACACTAATTAGTCACTGGTCTGATCTCAAGTAAAGAAAGCAAccaagaaagaagaaaaactaTATAGGCCTAACAAACATTAAACTAGAAAAGTGAAGAAGTGTCTTGTACGGAACggtaattttattttaaattttaaGTAAATGTAAAACTGTATACATCTGCTGTGGAAACATGTAATTATGCATAGGCCTGTATTTTCTAACGACACACCATT
Above is a window of Hypomesus transpacificus isolate Combined female chromosome 17, fHypTra1, whole genome shotgun sequence DNA encoding:
- the znf281a gene encoding zinc finger protein 281 — encoded protein: MSIIQDKLGNDFLRSNGGMDSNYAPGMIMFSHLPPVTSFTRLASHSIMQDMPPQEMILKKERDSPDCGMGVMGGAMGIKQEKLSEHDYRLPLYPGSSGKSSDLMEVSLGSHQSLLVHDLSMSNLPSRPGKQSTGRRGRRSNGDGSEGKPRRKRGEAKQSMLLDADGGSLSPGTKPHICEHCNASFRSSYHLRRHVLIHTGERPFRCSQCNMSFIQKYLLQRHEKIHSGEKPFCCDQCNMRFIQKYHMERHKRTHSGEKPYRCDTCQQHFSRTDRLLKHKRTCGEAIKRGLEPGMMDLDGSDMGHGSYGITQGNVGTSGRKRGKSRKSGEGGKRKKAAAAAAAVGMEDSHIHAALSGGYTHHDYSVENPSVSSTQPGPSMHQGHQGRAPKMAFKKANRKGMDKGGLAPGKQGCLDQGSGGGMDGMGLLQGTGPKPGPTSSNYDDAMQFLKKRRYLHAANNNAAAGPGLSGGGGNDYDVNMGHLSSQQSVIQGVVSGGMDGDAPLSLLDSSMGVDKHDKSGIPDEVLQSLLDHYTHKPDGSHHDVHFDLSDQHVELHPPSGDGPDLGPDADSPSPSGDKTVIMHEYSRFLLQALERTSHSANFPLGPSPPTAGPFTTSHHGNPLYSDKNVYTTSPLECGYSQSGSPSLPSSVPKSHFAMLSSSSPQHSFHLSSLEHQQLTPSQELTDQMEKQQQQQHSASPPSSYQISPSDLASQKEAQSAKNGSAVYPLAPSQDLDSSKASYQIENFAQAFGSQFKSAGRVPMSYSNDSNGELDHHRIRTPVSEFSGYTSLLADVNEPVSTGSKTPTSQSYR